A stretch of Corallococcus macrosporus DNA encodes these proteins:
- a CDS encoding PAS domain-containing sensor histidine kinase, producing the protein MPQPVFQRLPGALPSPGIPEETLPFLGALLNAPGWGVALVDGDSRLVWMNDLLAQLCGRPSALCAGRFLSEAWPGLAPPLSPLLARALSGERVAEELVSGRFGEVGTLRHLTVSAMPAAPAGVLLLLRDTSTRLREDAELRASEEHMRSIVEISCDGYFFHDRGHFLEISPGLGRLLGYYETAELIGRNILDCVAPEFRAPARDVMERGVEAPYELAVLHRDGRRIPVEVMGRPATFQGRAVRMGAVWDVSTRKATEERLMRMEHFRDQFLDAAGDGFKAPLQTLQYDVLALQHAASLPEDLTEQVGRVGQGVRRVERLIRQLLDFTRARLSNGLPVHPTSIHLGQLAERVVADRRTAHPGRDLRLVTQGDLKGTWDGERLFQLMDSLVGNALHHGPVSSSVVLQVHGRWDGVTVQVHDPDCRVPPEYQGTLFEPFKHRAVCAADDGLGLSLFIVRQIALAHGGRISVESGAADGTRFIVWLPREDAPSTSGP; encoded by the coding sequence ATGCCGCAGCCTGTGTTCCAACGGCTTCCCGGAGCCCTTCCGTCCCCGGGGATTCCCGAGGAGACCCTGCCCTTCCTGGGAGCGCTGCTCAACGCGCCGGGTTGGGGGGTGGCGCTGGTGGACGGCGACTCCCGCCTCGTCTGGATGAACGACCTGCTGGCGCAGCTGTGCGGCCGGCCGTCGGCGCTCTGCGCGGGGCGCTTCCTGTCGGAGGCCTGGCCGGGCCTGGCGCCGCCGCTGTCGCCGCTGCTGGCGCGGGCGCTGTCCGGCGAGCGCGTGGCGGAGGAGCTGGTGTCGGGCCGCTTCGGCGAGGTGGGCACGCTGCGCCACCTCACCGTGAGCGCGATGCCGGCGGCCCCCGCGGGCGTGCTGCTGCTCCTGCGTGACACCTCCACCCGGCTGCGCGAGGACGCGGAGCTGCGCGCCAGCGAGGAGCACATGCGCTCCATCGTGGAGATCTCCTGCGACGGGTACTTCTTCCACGACCGCGGCCACTTCCTGGAGATCAGCCCCGGCCTGGGGCGCCTCCTGGGCTATTACGAGACGGCGGAGCTGATCGGCCGGAACATCCTGGACTGCGTGGCGCCGGAGTTCCGCGCCCCCGCCCGCGACGTGATGGAGCGCGGCGTGGAGGCCCCGTACGAGCTGGCGGTGCTCCACCGCGACGGCCGCCGCATCCCCGTGGAGGTCATGGGCCGGCCGGCCACCTTCCAGGGGCGCGCGGTGCGCATGGGCGCGGTGTGGGACGTGAGCACCCGCAAGGCCACCGAGGAGCGGCTGATGCGGATGGAGCACTTCCGCGACCAGTTCCTGGACGCGGCGGGGGACGGCTTCAAGGCGCCGCTCCAGACGCTCCAGTACGACGTGCTCGCCCTCCAGCACGCTGCGTCCCTGCCGGAGGACCTGACGGAGCAGGTGGGGCGGGTGGGCCAGGGCGTGCGCCGCGTGGAACGGCTGATCCGCCAGCTGCTGGACTTCACCCGCGCCCGGCTGTCCAACGGCCTGCCCGTGCACCCCACCTCCATCCACCTGGGCCAGCTGGCCGAGCGCGTGGTGGCGGACCGGCGCACCGCCCACCCGGGCCGCGACCTGCGGCTCGTCACCCAGGGCGACCTGAAGGGCACCTGGGACGGCGAGCGCCTCTTCCAGTTGATGGACTCGCTGGTGGGCAACGCCCTGCACCACGGCCCGGTGTCCTCTTCCGTGGTGCTCCAAGTACACGGGCGCTGGGACGGGGTGACGGTCCAGGTGCACGACCCGGACTGCCGGGTGCCGCCGGAGTATCAGGGCACCCTCTTCGAGCCGTTCAAGCACCGCGCCGTCTGCGCCGCGGACGACGGGCTGGGGCTGTCGCTCTTCATCGTGCGGCAGATCGCCCTGGCCCACGGCGGGCGCATCTCCGTGGAGTCAGGCGCGGCGGACGGCACCCGCTTCATCGTGTGGCTGCCCCGCGAGGACGCCCCCTCCACGTCCGGCCCCTGA
- the atpA gene encoding F0F1 ATP synthase subunit alpha, translated as MEIRADEISKIIREQIKDYGKKVTVAETGTVLTVGDGIARVYGLEGALAGELVEFANGVQGLVLNLEEDNVGVAIMGEFKDIREGDTVKRTGQIASVPVGKGLLGRVVNALGQPVDGKGPIEATEHRRLEVKAPGIVKRKSVHEPLQTGIKALDALVPVGRGQRELIIGDRQTGKTAVAIDAIINQKGLGVYCIYVAIGQKQSTVAQVVEKLTKHGAMEYTTVVAANASDPAPMQYFAPYAGVAIGEYFRDNKMHGLIVYDDLSKQAVAYRQLSLLLRRPPGREAYPGDVFYIHSRLLERAAKLSDEEGAGSLTALPIIETQAGDVSAYIPTNVISITDGQIFLETDLFFSGVRPAINVGLSVSRVGSAAQIKAMKQVAGSMKLELAQYRELAAFAQFGSDLDKATQETLARGARMVELLKQGQYEPLSVERQVIQIYAATNKDDAGKRGWIRNVPVGDVVRWMKEMLEFVDSKYPNIVSELVSKRELTAEIKANINKALAEFNDLFQPTPGAKV; from the coding sequence ATGGAAATCCGCGCCGACGAGATCAGCAAAATCATCCGGGAGCAGATCAAGGACTACGGCAAGAAGGTCACCGTCGCCGAGACCGGCACCGTGCTGACCGTGGGCGACGGTATCGCCCGCGTGTACGGCCTGGAGGGCGCGCTCGCCGGTGAGCTGGTGGAGTTCGCCAACGGCGTGCAGGGCCTGGTCCTCAACCTGGAAGAGGACAACGTCGGCGTCGCCATCATGGGTGAGTTCAAGGACATCCGCGAGGGTGACACCGTGAAGCGCACCGGCCAGATTGCCTCCGTGCCGGTGGGCAAGGGCCTGCTGGGCCGCGTGGTGAACGCGCTGGGCCAGCCGGTGGACGGCAAGGGTCCCATCGAGGCCACCGAGCACCGCCGCCTGGAGGTGAAGGCGCCCGGCATCGTGAAGCGCAAGTCCGTGCACGAGCCCCTGCAGACGGGCATCAAGGCGCTGGACGCGCTGGTGCCGGTGGGCCGCGGTCAGCGCGAGCTCATCATCGGTGACCGCCAGACGGGCAAGACGGCCGTCGCCATCGACGCCATCATCAACCAGAAGGGCCTGGGCGTTTACTGCATCTACGTCGCCATTGGTCAGAAGCAGTCCACCGTCGCGCAGGTGGTGGAGAAGCTGACCAAGCACGGCGCCATGGAGTACACGACGGTCGTCGCGGCGAACGCGTCCGACCCGGCGCCCATGCAGTACTTCGCCCCGTACGCGGGCGTCGCCATCGGCGAGTACTTCCGCGACAACAAGATGCACGGCCTCATCGTGTACGACGACCTCTCCAAGCAGGCCGTGGCGTACCGCCAGCTGTCCCTGCTCCTGCGCCGCCCGCCGGGCCGCGAGGCGTACCCCGGCGACGTGTTCTACATCCACAGCCGCCTGCTGGAGCGCGCCGCCAAGCTGTCCGACGAGGAGGGCGCGGGCTCCCTCACGGCGCTCCCCATCATCGAGACGCAGGCGGGTGACGTGTCCGCCTACATCCCGACGAACGTCATCTCCATCACCGACGGGCAGATCTTCCTGGAGACGGACCTGTTCTTCTCCGGCGTCCGCCCGGCCATCAACGTCGGTCTCTCCGTGTCGCGCGTGGGTTCCGCGGCGCAGATCAAGGCCATGAAGCAGGTCGCGGGCTCCATGAAGCTGGAGCTGGCGCAGTACCGCGAGCTGGCCGCCTTCGCCCAGTTCGGCTCCGACCTGGACAAGGCCACGCAGGAGACGCTGGCGCGCGGCGCCCGCATGGTGGAGCTGCTCAAGCAGGGCCAGTACGAGCCGCTGTCCGTCGAGCGCCAGGTCATCCAGATCTACGCCGCGACGAACAAGGACGACGCCGGCAAGCGCGGGTGGATCCGCAACGTGCCGGTGGGCGACGTGGTCCGCTGGATGAAGGAGATGCTCGAGTTCGTGGACAGCAAGTACCCGAACATCGTCTCCGAGCTGGTCTCCAAGCGCGAGCTGACCGCCGAAATCAAGGCGAACATCAACAAGGCGCTGGCCGAGTTCAACGACCTGTTCCAGCCGACCCCGGGCGCCAAGGTCTAG
- a CDS encoding HAD family hydrolase: MAIACVVLDFDGTFTDVLAEGEPFLQHFQQALYGVLGQDASQAWAEEVAALHEGVDQYGWEVSGRIVAPATADPYLTATCTAHRLLQRFGKGDDEAVRTDTVQTLYRDAYRHSATAFKAEAKEVLEALLATGLPVSVVTNAHTELVEAKLDKLAPKGRERLKVFGDARKFQLEDTQPKDARFDALPEALHLDGVLGRPVYLRRGRYFSALKRIWDATHTGPESTLVAGDIFELDLAMPAALGAHVQLVERANVMPYERAAVQRLGARGSADKSLRAILPRLR, from the coding sequence ATGGCGATCGCGTGCGTGGTGCTGGACTTCGATGGGACCTTCACGGACGTGCTGGCGGAGGGCGAGCCCTTCCTCCAGCACTTCCAGCAAGCGCTGTACGGGGTGCTGGGACAGGACGCGTCCCAGGCGTGGGCGGAGGAGGTCGCCGCGCTGCATGAGGGCGTGGACCAGTACGGCTGGGAGGTGTCCGGGCGCATCGTGGCGCCGGCCACCGCGGACCCCTACCTGACGGCCACCTGCACCGCGCACCGGCTGCTCCAGCGCTTCGGCAAGGGCGACGACGAAGCCGTGCGCACGGACACGGTGCAGACGCTGTACCGGGACGCGTACCGGCACTCGGCCACGGCCTTCAAGGCGGAGGCGAAGGAGGTGCTGGAGGCGCTGCTGGCCACGGGCCTGCCCGTGTCCGTGGTGACCAACGCGCACACGGAGCTGGTGGAGGCGAAGCTGGACAAGCTGGCCCCCAAGGGCCGCGAGCGGCTGAAGGTCTTCGGCGACGCGCGCAAGTTCCAGCTGGAGGACACGCAGCCGAAGGACGCCCGCTTCGACGCGCTGCCGGAGGCGCTCCACCTGGACGGCGTGCTGGGCCGGCCGGTGTACCTGCGCCGCGGGCGCTACTTCTCCGCGCTCAAGCGCATCTGGGACGCCACGCACACGGGCCCGGAGTCCACGCTCGTCGCGGGCGACATCTTCGAGCTGGACCTGGCCATGCCCGCCGCGCTGGGCGCGCACGTGCAACTGGTGGAGCGCGCCAACGTGATGCCCTACGAGCGCGCCGCCGTGCAGCGCCTGGGCGCGCGCGGCAGCGCGGACAAGAGCCTGCGCGCCATCCTGCCCCGGCTGCGCTGA
- a CDS encoding PAS domain-containing protein: MSEPTGTFLAESTPVPQEWLRTVLQLLPVGVVIVDTAGRLLAANAAANALWGQPALTGMRLENFGGFEAYWPGTGKRLRGEDWAVARTLKSRQTVSNEEVDIVGKDGARRTILNSAAPLYSAEGQLVGAVNINVDITERKATERAEFFVSEASRLLAESLDWETTLKAVARLATLEWADYCMVDVLGADGELHRLALSSRDPRKQALLDQTLGFPPKAGSGSPLAQVLTRGKPVLVADITPQWLDAASRSPEHRRLLDALAPRSSMLLPLAVGQRRFGIINLVSASPARRYTRRDLGYATEFARRAALAVESARLYREAREALRERDASAAMLEAFFAASPVGMGFVNQELRYVRLNKVIAENNGIPLERHLDLTPRELMGPAGGPIEDLLRQVLESEVAVVDNPVQYVAGPEPRTFLATYFPVRSGTELLGVGGVVREITEQRRMEDHLRFLTDATTRLATSLDWRTTVRNVAELVVAQLADYCLVDMLGEDGEHLERVERRARDDELQARLEKSMPYAPPPGARTVLRRVLETGRPELVAEVDEAAMQAFAVNEVHRDVLEGLSPRSVMVVPLMARGRTLGIVSAATCSPTRRFSMRDLSQLEDLAWRAALAVDNARLYRQAEQAVAARDEFVAVATHELRTPLSALRLQLTSLQRSVDKLPSEESERLGQGLAGALRQAERLTRLVTHLFDVARLGTGQMALELGAVELSSLVHALVARMEEALATAGCVAVVHADAPVVALADRPRVEQVLMNLLTNAMKYAPGLPVELYVEREGDRAVIAVRDWGPGIPPEARERIFERFTRNTGAHARASLGLGLYISRQLARAHGGDLFVESPPDGGPGSRFVLHLPRWKKPSGTAPG; the protein is encoded by the coding sequence ATGTCCGAGCCGACTGGCACCTTTCTGGCGGAGTCCACACCCGTACCGCAGGAGTGGCTGCGCACGGTGCTGCAGCTGCTGCCCGTGGGGGTGGTCATCGTGGACACGGCGGGCCGCCTGCTCGCGGCCAACGCCGCCGCGAACGCGCTGTGGGGACAGCCCGCGCTGACGGGGATGCGGCTGGAGAACTTCGGCGGCTTCGAGGCGTACTGGCCCGGCACCGGCAAGCGGCTGCGCGGCGAGGACTGGGCCGTGGCGCGCACGCTGAAGAGCCGGCAGACCGTGTCCAACGAGGAGGTGGACATCGTCGGCAAGGACGGCGCGCGCCGCACCATCCTCAACTCCGCCGCGCCGCTGTACTCGGCCGAGGGCCAGCTGGTGGGCGCGGTGAACATCAACGTGGACATCACCGAGCGCAAGGCCACCGAGCGCGCGGAGTTCTTCGTCAGCGAGGCGAGCCGGCTGCTGGCGGAGTCGCTGGACTGGGAGACGACGCTCAAGGCCGTGGCGCGGCTGGCCACGCTGGAGTGGGCGGACTACTGCATGGTGGACGTGCTGGGCGCGGATGGCGAGCTGCACCGGCTGGCGCTCAGCTCGAGGGACCCGCGCAAGCAGGCGCTGCTGGACCAGACGCTGGGCTTTCCGCCGAAGGCGGGCTCCGGCTCGCCGCTGGCCCAGGTGCTCACGCGGGGCAAGCCCGTGCTCGTCGCGGACATCACGCCCCAGTGGCTGGACGCGGCGTCGCGCTCGCCCGAGCACCGCCGGCTGCTGGATGCGCTGGCGCCGCGCTCCTCCATGCTGCTGCCGCTGGCGGTGGGGCAGCGGCGCTTTGGCATCATCAACCTGGTCTCCGCGTCCCCCGCGCGCCGCTACACCCGGCGCGACCTGGGGTACGCCACGGAGTTCGCCCGCCGCGCGGCCCTGGCGGTGGAGAGCGCCCGGCTGTACCGCGAGGCCCGCGAGGCCCTGCGCGAGCGCGACGCGTCCGCGGCCATGCTGGAGGCCTTCTTCGCCGCGTCGCCGGTGGGCATGGGCTTCGTGAATCAGGAACTGCGCTACGTGCGGCTCAACAAGGTCATCGCGGAGAACAACGGCATCCCCCTGGAGCGTCACCTGGACCTCACGCCCCGCGAGCTGATGGGCCCGGCGGGCGGCCCCATCGAGGACCTGCTGCGCCAGGTGCTGGAGTCCGAGGTCGCCGTGGTGGACAACCCGGTGCAGTACGTCGCGGGCCCGGAGCCGCGCACCTTCCTGGCCACGTACTTCCCCGTGCGCTCCGGCACGGAGCTGCTGGGCGTGGGCGGCGTGGTGCGCGAAATCACCGAGCAGCGCCGCATGGAGGACCACCTGCGCTTCCTCACGGACGCCACCACCCGGCTGGCCACGTCGCTGGACTGGCGCACCACCGTGCGCAACGTGGCGGAGCTGGTGGTGGCGCAGCTGGCGGACTACTGCCTGGTGGACATGCTGGGCGAGGACGGCGAGCACCTGGAGCGCGTGGAGCGCCGCGCCCGCGACGACGAGCTCCAGGCCCGGCTGGAGAAGTCCATGCCCTACGCGCCGCCCCCCGGCGCCCGCACCGTCCTGCGCCGCGTGCTGGAGACGGGACGCCCGGAGCTGGTGGCGGAGGTGGACGAGGCCGCCATGCAAGCCTTCGCCGTCAACGAGGTCCACCGGGACGTGCTGGAGGGGTTGAGCCCACGCTCGGTGATGGTCGTCCCGCTGATGGCGCGCGGGCGCACGCTGGGCATCGTGAGCGCGGCGACGTGCTCCCCCACGCGGCGCTTCAGCATGCGGGACCTGTCGCAGCTGGAGGACCTGGCCTGGCGCGCGGCGCTCGCGGTGGACAACGCGCGGCTGTACCGGCAGGCCGAGCAGGCCGTGGCCGCGCGCGACGAGTTCGTGGCGGTGGCGACGCACGAGCTGCGCACGCCCCTGTCCGCGCTGCGCCTGCAGCTGACGTCGCTGCAGCGCTCGGTGGACAAGCTGCCCTCGGAGGAGTCCGAGCGGCTGGGCCAGGGGCTCGCGGGGGCGCTGCGGCAGGCGGAGCGGCTGACGCGGCTGGTGACGCACCTGTTCGACGTGGCGCGGCTGGGCACGGGGCAGATGGCGCTGGAGCTGGGCGCGGTGGAGCTGTCCTCGCTGGTGCACGCGCTGGTGGCGCGCATGGAGGAGGCGCTGGCCACGGCGGGCTGCGTGGCGGTGGTGCACGCGGACGCGCCGGTGGTGGCGCTGGCGGACCGGCCGCGCGTGGAGCAGGTGCTGATGAACCTGCTCACCAACGCGATGAAGTACGCGCCGGGCCTGCCGGTGGAGCTGTACGTGGAGCGCGAGGGCGACCGGGCCGTCATCGCCGTGCGGGACTGGGGCCCCGGCATCCCCCCGGAGGCGCGCGAGCGCATCTTCGAGCGCTTCACCCGCAACACCGGCGCGCACGCGCGCGCGAGCCTGGGCCTGGGCCTCTACATCTCCCGGCAGCTTGCCCGCGCGCACGGCGGCGACCTGTTCGTGGAGTCGCCGCCGGACGGCGGGCCCGGCTCGCGCTTCGTGCTGCACCTGCCCCGGTGGAAGAAACCGTCCGGAACGGCCCCGGGGTGA
- a CDS encoding OmpA/MotB family protein → MDDARTTAALGRWRWLPWGLLAVAVTVASTGAWLGSRSLQALEARSAQLEREAAESEAHVAQLQTLRHAMERRLRALERQQQAQEWGGAAAELQAKNAEAQQTRREAALEALGRSLQDALKAGDVALSLEDDALRVEVSERILFAPASLSLTPEGAAVLKQAAAVFRGPLMDHRVAVEAHTDEVLPATPGSPATTAWELSAARAVAVVRQLGEREGLAPERLSATGHAAHRPLVPNDSPPHRASNRRVTLRLFPTPVTPESAAVARTEPPSRPLKRQAKAKAKKTAQR, encoded by the coding sequence ATGGACGACGCGCGGACGACAGCAGCGCTCGGACGCTGGCGGTGGCTGCCCTGGGGGCTGCTGGCCGTCGCGGTGACGGTGGCCTCCACGGGCGCGTGGCTGGGCTCGCGCTCGCTCCAGGCGCTGGAGGCCCGGAGCGCGCAACTGGAGCGCGAGGCCGCCGAGTCCGAGGCCCACGTCGCGCAGCTCCAGACGCTGCGGCACGCCATGGAGCGCAGGCTGCGCGCGCTGGAGCGCCAGCAGCAGGCGCAGGAGTGGGGCGGCGCCGCGGCGGAGCTCCAGGCGAAGAACGCGGAGGCCCAGCAGACGCGGCGCGAGGCGGCGCTCGAGGCGCTGGGCAGGTCGCTGCAGGACGCGCTCAAGGCGGGCGACGTGGCGCTCTCCCTGGAGGACGACGCCCTGCGCGTGGAGGTGTCCGAGCGGATCCTCTTCGCGCCCGCGAGCCTGTCGCTCACGCCGGAGGGCGCCGCCGTGCTGAAGCAGGCCGCGGCGGTGTTCCGGGGCCCGCTCATGGACCACCGCGTGGCGGTGGAGGCGCACACCGACGAGGTGCTCCCCGCCACACCGGGCAGCCCCGCCACCACCGCGTGGGAGCTGTCCGCCGCGCGGGCCGTGGCGGTGGTGCGCCAGCTGGGCGAGCGCGAGGGGCTGGCCCCGGAGCGCCTGAGCGCCACGGGCCACGCCGCGCACCGGCCGCTGGTGCCCAACGACAGCCCGCCCCACCGCGCCAGCAACCGCCGCGTCACGCTGCGGCTGTTCCCCACGCCGGTGACCCCGGAGAGCGCGGCCGTGGCCCGCACGGAGCCGCCGTCGCGCCCCCTGAAGCGCCAGGCGAAGGCGAAGGCCAAGAAGACCGCGCAACGCTGA
- a CDS encoding nucleotidyltransferase family protein, with product MKAVAIILAAGKARRMSHPKALIEHEGGKSFLQSLASTFGKAGCGVLGVVGSDEAMVREQHPSLELVTSRDWEKSLLASVKAGLEAAMAEDADVMLLHPVDMPALRVTTVKSMLKDMERGGTDGVMAIRPEYDNATGWPVVLSRGAARKLFEAEGEDLEAALKALNPRRLNVKDPGVIVNINTPEIYGRVFSMEPKLAPPPKRRMKRTGASNGSGADTAPASYAASSEE from the coding sequence ATGAAGGCAGTGGCGATCATCCTGGCGGCGGGCAAGGCCCGGCGGATGTCCCACCCCAAGGCGCTCATCGAGCACGAGGGAGGCAAGAGCTTCCTTCAGTCGCTGGCGTCCACCTTCGGGAAGGCGGGGTGCGGGGTATTGGGTGTGGTGGGCAGCGACGAGGCGATGGTGCGCGAACAGCACCCGAGCCTGGAGCTGGTGACGAGCAGGGACTGGGAGAAGAGCCTGCTTGCGTCCGTGAAGGCCGGGCTGGAGGCGGCCATGGCCGAGGACGCGGACGTGATGCTGCTGCACCCGGTGGACATGCCGGCGCTGCGCGTCACCACCGTGAAGTCCATGCTCAAGGACATGGAGCGCGGCGGCACCGACGGCGTCATGGCCATCCGGCCGGAGTACGACAACGCCACGGGCTGGCCGGTGGTGCTGTCCCGGGGCGCGGCGCGCAAGCTGTTCGAGGCGGAGGGCGAGGACCTGGAGGCGGCGCTCAAGGCGCTGAACCCGCGCCGCCTGAACGTGAAGGACCCCGGCGTCATCGTGAACATCAACACGCCTGAAATCTACGGGCGCGTCTTCAGCATGGAGCCCAAGCTGGCCCCGCCGCCCAAGCGCCGCATGAAGCGCACGGGCGCGTCCAACGGCTCCGGGGCGGACACGGCCCCGGCGTCCTACGCGGCGTCGTCGGAGGAGTAG
- a CDS encoding CBS domain-containing protein — protein sequence MCRSPEFQNLVSRAITLFPEDTVLGALQQMYRHGVHVLPVVEGRGGDLLGEVTEDELHRVARRRPLARLAEILTVKALEAPEETTVETAAPLRLAASSGWLH from the coding sequence ATGTGCCGCAGCCCTGAGTTCCAGAACCTCGTCTCCCGCGCCATCACCCTGTTCCCGGAGGACACCGTCCTGGGAGCGCTCCAGCAGATGTACCGCCACGGCGTGCACGTGCTGCCCGTGGTGGAGGGGCGTGGGGGCGACCTGCTGGGCGAGGTGACCGAGGACGAGCTGCACCGCGTGGCCCGCCGCCGTCCGCTGGCCCGCCTGGCTGAAATTCTGACCGTCAAGGCGCTGGAAGCGCCGGAAGAAACGACCGTGGAGACGGCCGCCCCGCTGCGCCTGGCGGCCTCCAGCGGCTGGCTGCACTGA
- a CDS encoding OmpP1/FadL family transporter, translating into MKKTLSLVAILAAGTSQAAGFQIDTQGARATGTGGAATAWLEDSSSIYYNVANMVGVKTLDITLGDTGILPSIKFQRPGQEAEGQRTTLSPPPHLFVVYKPFEKAAFGVGVFTPYGARSRWEEGFSGRFRGYESSLATYYINPSFAYELHPRFRFGAGLDIARATIELTRGLDFVNSEGSIHLGGADWGSGFNVGVQAKLLDNLDMGLHYRSAVDIQFKGKADFQNIPAEFQSRLTDQSASADVTLPSTVTAGLAYRPLNNLMLAFDASWVDWSSFAELAIRFENPAIDNPLPKRWRAKWKYALGAEYGVTEALQVRAGFVYDPSPSPNSTLTPDLPDANRIKVTAGVGYQFRPFRADLGYQFVALADKVSTAPGIPATYSGSAHVFGLTLGFNPQ; encoded by the coding sequence ATGAAAAAGACACTCTCCCTCGTGGCAATCCTGGCGGCCGGTACGAGCCAGGCCGCGGGCTTCCAGATCGACACCCAGGGCGCGCGTGCCACCGGCACGGGCGGCGCGGCCACGGCATGGCTGGAGGACTCGTCCTCCATCTATTACAACGTGGCCAACATGGTCGGCGTGAAGACGCTGGACATCACGCTGGGCGACACGGGCATCCTCCCCAGCATCAAGTTCCAGCGGCCGGGCCAGGAGGCGGAAGGGCAGCGCACCACGCTGTCGCCGCCCCCGCACCTGTTCGTCGTCTACAAGCCGTTCGAGAAGGCGGCGTTCGGCGTGGGCGTGTTCACGCCCTACGGCGCGCGCAGCCGCTGGGAGGAGGGCTTCAGCGGCCGCTTCCGCGGCTACGAGTCCTCGCTGGCGACGTACTACATCAACCCGTCGTTCGCGTACGAGCTGCACCCGCGCTTCCGCTTCGGCGCGGGTCTGGACATCGCGCGGGCCACGATTGAGCTGACGCGTGGCCTGGACTTCGTGAACAGCGAGGGCTCCATCCACCTGGGCGGCGCGGACTGGGGCTCCGGCTTCAACGTCGGCGTGCAGGCCAAGCTGCTGGACAACCTGGACATGGGCCTGCACTACCGCAGCGCCGTGGACATCCAGTTCAAGGGCAAGGCGGACTTCCAGAACATCCCGGCGGAGTTCCAGAGCCGCCTGACGGACCAGAGCGCGAGCGCGGACGTCACCCTGCCGTCCACCGTGACGGCGGGCCTGGCGTACCGGCCGCTGAACAACCTGATGCTGGCGTTCGACGCGAGCTGGGTGGACTGGTCCTCGTTCGCGGAGCTGGCCATCCGCTTCGAGAACCCGGCCATCGACAACCCGCTGCCCAAGCGCTGGCGCGCGAAGTGGAAGTACGCGCTGGGCGCGGAGTACGGCGTGACGGAGGCCCTGCAGGTTCGCGCGGGCTTCGTGTACGACCCGTCCCCCAGCCCCAACAGCACGCTGACGCCGGACCTGCCGGACGCCAACCGCATCAAGGTGACGGCGGGCGTGGGCTACCAGTTCCGGCCGTTCCGCGCGGACCTGGGCTACCAGTTCGTCGCGCTGGCGGACAAGGTGAGCACGGCGCCGGGCATCCCGGCGACGTACTCCGGTTCCGCGCACGTGTTCGGCCTGACGCTGGGCTTCAACCCCCAGTAA
- a CDS encoding SEC-C metal-binding domain-containing protein, whose product MSPSKPGRNDPCPCGSGKKYKACHAAEDRAKAAPPPSPTPAHPLKQDLEAAMSLLGDADVSRLSQALEHLGVLLQAAGPQPGLRYDDKAFSDHVGQALAKLAAQEGLDAMAARNSLRVGVVRELGTRGFQEKLGAGLLAQAAKGGRTPEERRALCVGALLATAAKKTGKVRPEDNPVLDVVFDVQFREWSQKHAEVVRKYESLVAGMEQEDLTPEAAEALQKAEAGELDALVKHVQADPALVERISREAKERAQRVEAKLRDPATPSVFSPEEELWLTVVLWEPLRAMKSQPKEPEGRRQVIAGLLRAVKGAVDPEFLEGMLERMRAGAKDPAADEPTREWLTDAAIAFEAEPARLVLAALLTARQEARGRSAEEMVALADLKALPAWTPEQLEPYRMLLEKEGRAAAAWRIRRAQDWLHEHPVQLDAAD is encoded by the coding sequence GTGAGCCCTTCCAAGCCCGGCCGCAACGACCCGTGCCCCTGTGGCAGCGGGAAGAAGTACAAGGCCTGTCACGCCGCCGAGGACCGCGCGAAAGCCGCGCCGCCTCCCTCCCCCACCCCCGCCCATCCGCTGAAGCAGGACCTGGAGGCGGCCATGTCGCTCCTGGGTGACGCGGACGTGTCCCGCCTGTCGCAGGCGCTGGAGCACCTGGGCGTGCTGCTCCAGGCCGCCGGGCCCCAGCCGGGGCTGAGGTACGACGACAAGGCCTTCAGCGACCACGTGGGCCAGGCGCTCGCGAAGCTGGCGGCGCAGGAGGGCCTGGATGCCATGGCGGCGCGCAACAGCCTGCGCGTGGGCGTGGTGCGCGAGCTGGGCACGCGCGGCTTCCAGGAGAAGCTGGGCGCGGGGCTGCTCGCGCAGGCGGCGAAGGGCGGGCGCACGCCGGAGGAGCGGCGGGCGCTGTGCGTGGGCGCGCTGCTGGCCACGGCGGCGAAGAAGACGGGCAAGGTGCGGCCGGAGGACAACCCGGTGCTGGACGTCGTCTTCGACGTGCAGTTCCGCGAGTGGAGCCAGAAGCACGCGGAGGTCGTGCGCAAGTACGAGTCCCTGGTCGCGGGCATGGAGCAGGAGGACCTCACGCCCGAGGCCGCGGAGGCCCTGCAAAAGGCGGAGGCCGGCGAGCTGGACGCGCTGGTGAAGCACGTGCAGGCGGACCCCGCGCTGGTGGAGCGCATCTCGCGCGAGGCGAAGGAGCGCGCGCAGCGGGTGGAGGCGAAGCTGCGCGACCCCGCCACGCCGTCCGTCTTCTCCCCGGAGGAGGAGCTGTGGCTCACCGTCGTGCTGTGGGAGCCGCTGCGCGCGATGAAGTCCCAGCCCAAGGAGCCGGAAGGAAGGCGGCAGGTCATCGCGGGGCTGTTGCGCGCGGTGAAGGGCGCGGTGGATCCGGAGTTCCTCGAAGGGATGCTGGAGCGGATGCGCGCGGGGGCGAAGGACCCTGCGGCGGACGAGCCCACGCGCGAGTGGCTCACCGACGCGGCCATCGCCTTCGAGGCGGAGCCGGCGCGGCTGGTGCTGGCGGCGCTGCTCACCGCCCGGCAGGAGGCGCGGGGGCGCAGCGCGGAGGAGATGGTGGCGCTCGCGGACCTGAAGGCCCTGCCCGCGTGGACGCCGGAGCAGCTGGAGCCCTACCGGATGCTGCTGGAGAAGGAAGGCCGCGCGGCCGCCGCCTGGCGGATCCGCCGCGCGCAGGACTGGCTGCACGAGCACCCCGTGCAGTTGGACGCGGCGGACTGA